One part of the Solanum dulcamara chromosome 3, daSolDulc1.2, whole genome shotgun sequence genome encodes these proteins:
- the LOC129882814 gene encoding uncharacterized protein LOC129882814 isoform X1: MLVILPSAIANNTWNCRTIIIIILLLMGEQFLKVVPEDALRFFSSGLLVDLWQFISIANIRCLLLQVLSRSWAYFRDDMPYQRLFISRNSNRDFWLKKEQPDLT; the protein is encoded by the exons ATGTTGGTGATTCTACCTTCAGCTATTGCAAACAATACATGGAACTGCAGAACGATTATCATCATTATTCTGCTGCTAATGGGAGAACAATTTCTCAA GGTAGTCCCGGAAGATGCATTACGTTTCTTTTCTTCTGGGTTGCTGGTCGATCTTTGGCAATTTATTTCCATTGCTAATATCAGATGTTTGTTGCTTCAAGTGTTGTCACGATCCTG GGCCTATTTCAGGGATGACATGCCCTACCAAAGACTTTTCATATCGAGGAATTCAAATCGAGACTTCTGGTTAAAGAAGGAACAACCCGATCTTACTTAA
- the LOC129882814 gene encoding uncharacterized protein LOC129882814 isoform X2, with protein MLVILPSAIANNTWNCRTIIIIILLLMGEQFLKVVPEDALRFFSSGLLVDLWQFISIANIRCLLLQVLSRSWDDMPYQRLFISRNSNRDFWLKKEQPDLT; from the exons ATGTTGGTGATTCTACCTTCAGCTATTGCAAACAATACATGGAACTGCAGAACGATTATCATCATTATTCTGCTGCTAATGGGAGAACAATTTCTCAA GGTAGTCCCGGAAGATGCATTACGTTTCTTTTCTTCTGGGTTGCTGGTCGATCTTTGGCAATTTATTTCCATTGCTAATATCAGATGTTTGTTGCTTCAAGTGTTGTCACGATCCTG GGATGACATGCCCTACCAAAGACTTTTCATATCGAGGAATTCAAATCGAGACTTCTGGTTAAAGAAGGAACAACCCGATCTTACTTAA
- the LOC129881745 gene encoding late embryogenesis abundant protein 31-like produces MSMSSEEKQVTYGDVFPVSSELGSKSIAPRDAAIMQSAESIALGHVPRGGPASLMQSAAAQNERIGVVAPHDITDEGVTVSQAEVGGTRIVSESVGGEIVAQYIYPSEAGGDEERASRYPTTGVQEEAVTVGEALEAVALKPAGEKPIEQSDAAAIQAAEARATGRGEVVSGGVGAEAQRADSINARTDDKTTLGDVLRDATSKLVDDKAVKKEDAEGVVGAEIRNKPDLTTHPGGVAASITTASDLNVF; encoded by the exons atgAGCATGAGTAGTGAAGAAAAACAGGTAACATATGGGGACGTTTTTCCTGTGTCAAGCGAACTTGGTTCAAAATCTATAGCGCCACGAGATGCAGCAATAATGCAATCAGCAGAGAGTATAGCGCTTGGTCATGTTCCCAGAGGCGGCCCTGCATCACTTATGCAGTCAGCCGCCGCACAAAATGAGCGTATTGGCGTTGTAGCGCCTCATGACATAACAGATGAGGGCGTTACAGTCTCTCAAGCGGAAGTTGGAGGTACTCGCATTGTTTCTGAATCCGTAGGTGGAGAG ATAGTTGCACAATATATTTATCCATCAGAAGCAGGAGGTGATGAAGAGAGAGCATCACGATATCCTACAACAGGAGTTCAAGAGGAGGCAGTTACGGTAGGTGAAGCACTAGAGGCAGTTGCACTTAAGCCTGCAGGGGAAAAACCAATTGAGCAGAGCGACGCTGCGGCAATACAGGCTGCGGAAGCAAGAGCTACTGGACGTGGCGAAGTAGTGTCGGGAGGTGTAGGAGCAGAAGCTCAACGTGCTGATTCCATAAATGCTCGTACGGATGACAAGACCACACTCGGCGATGTGCTAAGA GATGCAACAAGCAAGCTTGTAGATGATAAGGCAGTGAAGAAGGAAGATGCAGAAGGGGTGGTGGGTGCTGAAATAAGGAATAAGCCGGACTTGACTACACATCCGGGAGGTGTAGCAGCCTCTATCACCACCGCATCTGATCTCAACGTATTCTAA
- the LOC129882813 gene encoding uncharacterized protein LOC129882813 has product MKVHPVPRKRNITLRYDIVSALSQANALAGRQKKLRRLPHIFAKVLELPFNSDADVSIEETSDSLRFVIPTNDVGNNIRADTVEIYPGVTKIVIRGDNVLDSSLGEFELDLWRFRLPPSTLPELATADFADGELVVTVPKDPDEDEDDDGGDIGEAGRLILVQ; this is encoded by the coding sequence atgaaggTTCATCCAGTACCAAGAAAACGCAACATCACGTTGCGATACGACATCGTTTCGGCTCTTTCTCAGGCTAACGCCTTAGCCGGACGGCAGAAGAAACTCCGGCGACTCCCTCATATATTCGCGAAAGTTCTAGAACTTCCATTTAATTCCGATGCCGATGTTTCTATCGAAGAGACTTCCGATTCGTTGCGTTTTGTTATCCCGACGAATGACGTTGGGAATAATATAAGGGCTGATACAGTTGAGATCTATCCGGGTGTTACTAAGATTGTAATTCGAGGGGATAACGTTTTGGATTCGTCTTTGGgtgaatttgaacttgatttGTGGCGATTCCGGCTTCCGCCGTCAACTCTGCCGGAGTTGGCTACCGCTGATTTTGCTGACGGCGAACTGGTGGTTACGGTTCCCAAAGACCCAGATGAGGATGAGGACGATGATGGTGGTGATATTGGTGAGGCTGGACGCCTTATTCTTGTACAATAA